In Populus nigra chromosome 10, ddPopNigr1.1, whole genome shotgun sequence, the following proteins share a genomic window:
- the LOC133704350 gene encoding alpha-dioxygenase PIOX, which produces MIRLTELIKKLSSASLHRFIHQDFHEVVDRMTIIDAFLFLIVHSIDKLGIWHRLPVFLGLLYLSVRRHLHQEYSLFNVGRTPTGVRYNPADYPYRTADGKYNEPFNEGAGSQGTFFGRNVLPVNQQDKLKKPDPMVVATRLLARKKFIDTGKQFNMIAASWIQFMIHDWVDHMEETEQIELVAPKEVANQCPLRSFRFYKTKEVPTGFWDIKSGALNIRTPWWDGSAIYGSNEKRLHKVRTFKDGKLKISEDGLLLHDQDGIAVSGDVRNSWAGVSILQALFVKEHNAVCDTLKREYKDLGDEELYRHARLVTSAVIAKVHTIDWTVELLKTDTLLAGMRGNWYGLLGKTFKDKFGHVGGAILGGVVGLKKPENHGVPYSLTEEFVSVYRMHSLLPDYLQLRDISAAPDSHKSPPSTDKIPMPSLIGRGGEKTLSGIGFIKLMVSMGHQASGALEPWNYPMWLRDVVAQDVDGMDRPDHVDLAALEVYRDRERNVARYNEFRRALLLIPISKWEDVTDDQEVIEALHQVYGDEVEELDLLVGLMAEKKIKGFAISETAFIIFLLMATRRLEADRFFTSNFNEETYTKKGFEWVNSTESLKDVLDRHYPEMTAKWMNSASAFSVWDSPPPSPNPIPLLFRVPK; this is translated from the exons ATGATTCGGCTAACAGAGTTGATCAAAAAATTATCGAGTGCATCTCTCCATCGTTTCATCCACCAAGACTTCCATGAAGTTGTTGATAGGATGACCATTATTgatgcttttcttttcctg ATTGTGCACTCCATTGATAAGCTGGGGATATGGCATCGGTTGCCTGTATTCTTAGGCCTGCTTTATTTGTCTGTACGGAGGCACCTTCACCAGGAGTACAGCTTGTTCAATGTTGGGAGAACCCCTACCGGAGTTCGTTATAACCCAGCAGATTATCCGTATAGAACAGCCGACGGAAAATATAACGAGCCCTTCAACGAGGGTGCAGGAAGCCAAGGAACTTTCTTTGGAAGAAACGTTCTCCCAGTAAATCAACAAGATAAG cTGAAGAAGCCAGACCCCATGGTCGTTGCCACAAGACTACTAGCTCGGAAAAAATTTATAGACACAGGAAAGCAATTCAACATGATAGCAGCTTCATGGATTCAGTTTATGATACATGACTGGGTTGATCACATGGAAGAAACTGAGCAG ATTGAGCTTGTTGCACCAAAGGAAGTTGCAAATCAATGCCCACTTAGATCTTTCAGGTTTTACAAGACGAAGGAAGTCCCCACTGGATTCTGGGATATCAAGAGTGGAGCATTGAATATTCGTACACCTTGGTG GGATGGAAGTGCTATATACGGGAGCAATGAAAAAAGGTTGCACAAGGTTAGAACTTTCAAAGATGGGAAGCTCAAGATATCTGAAGACGGCCTTCTCCTTCATGACCAAGATGGGATTGCTGTTTCAGGAGATGTTCGCAATAGTTGGGCAGGTGTTTCCATTTTGCAAGCCCTCTTCGTTAAAGAGCATAACGCAGTTTGTGACACCCTCAag AGGGAATATAAGGACTTGGGAGACGAAGAGCTATACCGGCATGCAAGGCTAGTGACTTCTGCAGTAATTGCAAAAGTTCATACAATTGATTGGACTGTTGAACTTCTCAAAACTGATACACTATTAGCAGGGATGCGAGGCAATTG GTATGGGTTGTTGGGGAAAACTTTCAAGGACAAGTTTGGTCATGTTGGAGGAGCTATCTTGGGAGGTGTTGTGGGGCTTAAGAAGCCTGAAAACCATGGTGTCCCATATTCATTAACTGAGGAGTTTGTCTCTGTTTACAGAATGCACTCACTTCTCCCTGATTACCTTCAGCTTAGAGACATATCAGCTGCACCGGACTCTCACAAATCTCCGCCTTCAACTGACAA GATACCTATGCCAAGTTTGATAGGTCGTGGAGGAGAAAAAACATTATCTGGAATTGGATTTATTAAACTTATGGTTTCAATGGGCCACCAAGCTTCTGGGGCATTGGAACCATGGAATTATCCCATGTGGCTCAGGGACGTCGTAGCACAGGATGTTGATGGTATGGACCGGCCTGATCATGTAGACCTTGCCGCTCTTGAAG TTTACCGGGACAGGGAGAGGAATGTTGCGAGGTACAATGAGTTTCGTAGGGCTCTACTACTGATACCCATCTCAAAATGGGAAGATGTAACGGATGATCAGGAGGTGATAGAAGCTCTTCATCAAGTCTACGGTGATGAAGTGGAAGAGCTCGATCTTCTAGTGGGACTCATGGCagagaagaaaattaaaggatTTGCAATTAGCGAGACTGCTTTTATCATATTCCTTCTCATGGCAACCag GAGGCTAGAGGCAGATAGGTTCTTCACAAGCAATTTCAACGAGGAAACATACACGAAGAAAGGATTTGAATGGGTGAATTCAACAGAGAGTCTGAAAGATGTCCTTGATCGTCATTATCCAGAAATGACTGCAAAATGGATGAACTCAGCAAGTGCTTTCTCTGTTTGGGACTCGCCTCCACCTTCTCCCAATCCCATTCCTCTTCTTTTTCGAGTTCCGAAGTGA